From Thermoflexus hugenholtzii JAD2, a single genomic window includes:
- the udk gene encoding uridine kinase: protein MRKRPVVIGIAGGTGSGKTTVAEAIVRRIGPERIALIQQDSYYKDQSHLPIEERVRINYDHPESIDTALLIRHLQELIAGRPVEVPIYDFTTYTRTPHTRRVEPRPVILVEGILVFVEKALRDLFDIKIYVDADPDIRFIRRLRRDLAERGRTLESVIQQYLSTVRPMHLEFVEPSKRYADIIIPEGGFNTVALDMIIARIRALLEENEG, encoded by the coding sequence ATGCGGAAACGGCCGGTGGTGATCGGGATCGCCGGAGGGACCGGCTCCGGCAAGACCACGGTGGCCGAGGCCATCGTGCGGCGCATCGGCCCGGAGCGGATCGCCCTCATCCAGCAGGACAGCTACTACAAAGACCAGAGCCACCTCCCCATAGAGGAGCGGGTCCGGATCAACTACGACCACCCCGAAAGCATCGACACAGCGCTGCTGATCCGGCACCTGCAGGAGCTGATCGCCGGGCGCCCGGTGGAGGTTCCCATCTACGATTTCACCACCTACACCCGCACGCCCCACACCCGCCGCGTGGAGCCGCGCCCGGTGATCCTGGTGGAGGGCATCCTGGTCTTCGTCGAGAAGGCGCTGCGGGATCTCTTCGACATCAAGATCTACGTGGACGCCGATCCCGACATCCGGTTCATCCGGCGCCTGCGGCGGGACCTGGCCGAGCGGGGGCGGACCCTGGAGTCGGTCATCCAGCAGTATCTCTCCACCGTGCGCCCGATGCACCTGGAGTTCGTGGAGCCCAGCAAGCGCTACGCCGACATCATCATCCCGGAGGGGGGCTTCAACACGGTGGCCCTGGATATGATCATCGCCCGCATCCGGGCGCTGCTGGAGGAAAACGAGGGATGA
- the fabF gene encoding beta-ketoacyl-ACP synthase II: MSDPYRNPAPRSVSVARPEDRRVVITGMGALSPLGLDVRSFWEGLIAGRSGIGPITQFDASGLPVRIAGEVKGFDPTVVLSPKEARRMARCSQFAVVAAWEAVRDAGFDGFPDPERVGTLIGVGMGGYEVADRQIQIFRTHGLSRVSPFALVASIPNMPSHHVSVYFGARGPIATVAAACATGAQAIGEAAEWIRRGIADVVICGGVEALITDFAIAGFAAMRALSTRNEEPERASRPFDAHRDGFVYAEGAGIVVLERLSHARSRGARIYAEVLGYGNAADAHHVAAPEPDGAGAARAMRWALQDAGLGPEDIDYINAHGTSTRLNDPIETAAIKQVFGEHAYHIPISATKSMIGHTMGAAGALGAIATALTLVHGVIHPTINYETPDPECDLDYVPNVTRAARVRHALVNAFGFGGHNISLVLGRWEPPDP, encoded by the coding sequence ATGAGCGACCCGTATCGGAACCCAGCGCCGCGAAGCGTGTCCGTCGCCCGCCCGGAGGACCGGCGGGTGGTGATCACCGGGATGGGGGCTCTTTCCCCCCTGGGCCTGGACGTCCGCTCGTTCTGGGAGGGCCTGATCGCCGGCCGCTCCGGCATCGGCCCCATCACCCAGTTCGACGCCTCCGGCCTCCCGGTCCGCATCGCGGGGGAGGTGAAGGGCTTCGACCCCACGGTCGTCCTCTCCCCGAAGGAGGCCCGCCGCATGGCGCGTTGCTCCCAGTTCGCGGTGGTGGCCGCCTGGGAGGCGGTGCGGGATGCGGGGTTCGATGGCTTCCCGGATCCGGAGCGGGTGGGGACGCTGATCGGGGTGGGGATGGGGGGCTACGAGGTGGCCGACCGCCAGATCCAGATCTTCCGCACCCATGGGCTGTCCCGGGTGAGCCCCTTCGCCCTGGTGGCCTCCATCCCCAACATGCCCAGCCACCACGTCAGCGTGTATTTCGGGGCGAGGGGCCCCATCGCCACCGTGGCCGCCGCCTGCGCCACCGGGGCCCAGGCCATCGGCGAGGCCGCTGAGTGGATCCGCCGGGGGATCGCCGATGTCGTGATCTGCGGGGGGGTGGAAGCCCTGATCACTGACTTCGCCATCGCCGGCTTCGCCGCTATGCGCGCCCTCTCCACCCGCAACGAGGAGCCCGAGCGGGCCAGCCGCCCCTTCGACGCCCACCGCGACGGCTTCGTCTACGCCGAGGGGGCCGGCATCGTGGTGCTGGAGCGCCTCTCCCACGCCCGTTCCCGGGGCGCCCGGATCTACGCCGAGGTCCTGGGCTACGGCAACGCCGCCGACGCCCATCACGTGGCCGCCCCGGAGCCGGACGGCGCGGGGGCCGCCCGGGCGATGCGCTGGGCCCTGCAGGACGCCGGCCTGGGCCCCGAGGACATCGATTACATCAACGCCCACGGGACCTCCACGCGGCTCAACGATCCGATCGAGACGGCGGCCATCAAGCAGGTCTTCGGGGAGCATGCCTATCACATCCCGATCAGCGCCACCAAATCGATGATCGGCCACACCATGGGCGCGGCGGGCGCCTTAGGAGCCATCGCCACGGCCCTCACCCTGGTCCACGGGGTGATCCACCCCACCATCAACTACGAAACCCCCGATCCCGAGTGCGACCTGGATTACGTCCCCAACGTGACGCGAGCCGCCCGGGTGCGCCATGCCCTGGTCAACGCCTTCGGCTTCGGCGGCCACAACATCTCCCTCGTCCTGGGCCGGTGGGAGCCACCGGATCCCTGA
- a CDS encoding glycosyltransferase family 4 protein translates to MTFIVVDVSPAVHHRAGLGRYAAELVKALIPLLPGRLAVFYHHAGRADVFSPLDALPARRSPLPAKPWRLQVMLAHFFRRPMDAIMAPAALFHATDHLLPPFRTIPSVFTLHDLIFRLYPETHMPLNRWFLTLMMPRFLRRADLILAVSECTRQDAIRWYQIPEERIVVTYEGVDERFRPAPPEAVAAIRARYGLPERFILYVGTLEPRKNLPTLFAAYRSLLGRWPELGLVVAGRPGWLTEGIFRALRDLGLEGRVRLLGYVPDADLPALYSAAAVFAFPSRYEGFGLPPLEAMACGTPVVVADTSSLPEVVGEAGLRVPPDQPEAWVEALAAALSREELRTRLREAGLRRAARFRWAETAARTLAAYEQVIRQVQGRILRDGEAHR, encoded by the coding sequence ATGACCTTCATCGTCGTCGATGTCTCGCCCGCAGTCCACCACCGGGCCGGGCTGGGGCGTTACGCCGCGGAGCTGGTGAAAGCCCTGATCCCCCTTTTGCCGGGCCGCCTGGCGGTCTTCTACCATCACGCCGGCCGAGCTGATGTTTTCTCTCCGCTCGACGCGCTGCCGGCCCGCCGGAGCCCGCTGCCCGCGAAGCCGTGGCGCCTGCAGGTGATGCTGGCCCACTTCTTCCGACGCCCGATGGACGCCATCATGGCGCCCGCCGCGCTCTTCCACGCCACGGATCACCTCCTCCCTCCCTTTCGGACTATCCCTTCGGTCTTCACATTGCATGATCTGATCTTCCGCCTTTACCCGGAAACCCATATGCCCCTCAATCGCTGGTTCCTGACCTTGATGATGCCTCGCTTCCTGCGCCGGGCGGATCTCATCCTCGCGGTCTCCGAGTGCACCCGGCAGGACGCCATCCGATGGTATCAGATCCCTGAGGAGCGCATCGTGGTGACCTACGAGGGGGTGGACGAGCGATTCCGCCCCGCGCCTCCGGAGGCGGTGGCGGCGATCCGCGCCCGCTACGGCCTGCCGGAGCGATTCATCCTCTACGTGGGGACCCTGGAGCCGCGCAAGAATCTTCCCACCCTCTTCGCCGCTTACCGGAGCCTGCTTGGGCGCTGGCCGGAGCTGGGCCTGGTGGTGGCCGGGCGGCCGGGCTGGTTGACCGAAGGCATCTTCCGCGCCCTCCGGGATCTGGGGCTGGAGGGCCGGGTGCGCTTGCTGGGCTATGTGCCGGATGCGGATCTCCCCGCCCTCTACAGCGCGGCCGCCGTGTTCGCCTTCCCCTCGCGGTATGAAGGCTTTGGGCTTCCTCCCCTGGAGGCGATGGCATGCGGGACACCGGTGGTGGTGGCGGACACTTCCTCGCTGCCGGAAGTGGTGGGGGAGGCCGGCCTCCGGGTTCCCCCGGACCAACCGGAGGCCTGGGTGGAGGCGCTGGCGGCGGCGCTGTCCCGGGAGGAGCTGCGGACCCGGCTGCGCGAGGCCGGCCTCCGCCGGGCCGCCCGGTTCCGGTGGGCGGAGACCGCCGCCCGCACCCTGGCGGCCTATGAGCAGGTGATCCGACAGGTGCAGGGTCGCATCCTACGGGATGGAGAGGCGCATCGATGA
- a CDS encoding beta-galactosidase has product MRASTRRRIIGLAAFLVALEMSILGFALWKSSTPQGERASLPSPSPSPTSPSPVTPSPPARSPFHIGVQVHGYVGDPRDTLRVVRQVGFPWVKQQVLWSMHEPEPGRYDWGILEGFLIVAERDGLKVVLSVVTAPEWSRQEGGIHGPPDRPEDLARFLQTLIRRHRGRIHAIEVWNEQNLRREWQTSRGLRPEDYVRLLRVAYTAVKAEDPRILVISGALSPTGIDDGVNAVDDFRYLKGMVDAGFLPYADCVGVHHNGYNIGPDVWAEEAPSLPEARTARFRGPFDNPHHSWSFKSTLWGYREIIGSMKPLCVTEFGWASAEEYGVVPPGFEFALDNSLEEQAHWIVEAYEHMREWGFIEMAILWNLDFAPKGFGPEKDDNVLYSIVDTRGVPRPAFSALQAYLAALRPEP; this is encoded by the coding sequence TTGCGCGCTTCCACCCGTCGCAGGATCATCGGCCTTGCGGCCTTTCTGGTGGCCCTGGAGATGAGCATTCTAGGCTTCGCTCTCTGGAAGTCCTCCACCCCCCAAGGAGAGAGGGCCTCTCTTCCGTCCCCCTCCCCCTCTCCCACGAGCCCGAGTCCGGTCACGCCTTCGCCGCCCGCGCGCTCCCCCTTCCACATCGGCGTGCAGGTGCACGGCTACGTGGGGGATCCACGGGACACCCTGCGCGTGGTCCGTCAGGTGGGCTTCCCGTGGGTCAAGCAGCAGGTCCTCTGGTCGATGCACGAGCCGGAGCCCGGGCGTTACGATTGGGGCATCCTGGAGGGCTTCCTCATCGTGGCGGAGCGGGACGGGTTGAAGGTGGTCCTCAGCGTGGTGACCGCTCCGGAGTGGAGCCGACAGGAGGGTGGCATCCACGGTCCGCCGGATCGCCCGGAGGACCTGGCCCGCTTCCTGCAGACGCTCATCCGACGCCATCGAGGCCGGATCCACGCCATCGAGGTCTGGAACGAGCAGAACCTGCGTCGGGAGTGGCAGACCTCGCGGGGCCTGCGCCCGGAGGACTACGTGCGGCTGTTGCGGGTCGCCTACACAGCGGTCAAGGCGGAGGATCCCCGGATCCTGGTGATCAGTGGGGCCCTCTCGCCCACCGGGATCGACGATGGGGTCAACGCGGTCGACGATTTCCGCTACCTGAAGGGGATGGTGGACGCGGGTTTCCTGCCTTACGCAGACTGCGTGGGCGTTCACCACAACGGCTACAACATCGGGCCGGACGTCTGGGCGGAGGAAGCGCCTTCCCTGCCGGAGGCCCGCACCGCCCGCTTCCGGGGACCCTTCGACAACCCTCACCATAGCTGGAGCTTCAAGTCCACTCTGTGGGGGTATCGGGAGATCATCGGCAGCATGAAGCCGCTGTGCGTGACGGAGTTCGGATGGGCCTCCGCGGAGGAATATGGGGTTGTCCCCCCAGGCTTCGAGTTCGCCCTGGACAACTCCCTGGAGGAGCAGGCTCACTGGATCGTGGAGGCTTATGAGCACATGCGGGAATGGGGTTTCATCGAGATGGCGATCCTGTGGAACCTGGACTTCGCCCCCAAGGGGTTCGGGCCGGAGAAGGACGATAACGTCCTCTACAGCATCGTGGACACCCGGGGAGTCCCCCGCCCGGCCTTCAGCGCCCTGCAGGCCTACCTGGCAGCCCTCCGGCCCGAGCCGTGA
- a CDS encoding nuclease-related domain-containing protein, translating into MKVVRNEAYIRRRATIGNWAFPIGYITLILGLVTSLLYPQLALIPVIAFFVGFGLTQIGIYYIHRFVRPDRPEAALTQALKGLDDRYVLYHYMLPADHVLVGPDGVRTFTVKWQRGEIRCRNDRWSQPIGLLRWFLRWMAQDTLGNPTREAQQEAEALRRYLARRLDGKEIPVRPVIVFTHPEARLDIEGSSVPVVHARKLKEWLRKEGRGSSLPRELQAALEQILPRGEA; encoded by the coding sequence ATGAAGGTGGTGCGCAACGAAGCCTATATCCGGCGTCGGGCGACGATCGGCAACTGGGCGTTCCCCATCGGCTACATCACCCTGATCCTCGGATTGGTCACCTCTTTGCTCTATCCGCAGCTGGCCCTCATCCCGGTGATCGCTTTCTTCGTCGGCTTCGGCCTCACTCAGATCGGGATCTATTACATCCATCGCTTCGTGCGGCCGGATCGCCCGGAGGCGGCCCTTACCCAGGCCCTCAAAGGCCTGGACGACCGTTACGTTCTCTATCACTACATGCTGCCCGCCGACCATGTGCTGGTGGGTCCCGACGGCGTGCGGACCTTCACCGTCAAATGGCAGCGCGGGGAGATCCGTTGCCGGAACGATCGCTGGTCCCAGCCCATCGGGCTGTTGCGGTGGTTCTTGCGCTGGATGGCCCAGGACACGCTGGGGAACCCTACCCGCGAGGCGCAGCAGGAGGCGGAGGCGTTGCGCCGCTATCTGGCGCGGCGCCTGGATGGAAAGGAGATCCCCGTCCGGCCGGTGATCGTCTTCACCCATCCGGAGGCCCGTCTGGACATCGAAGGGAGCAGCGTCCCGGTGGTCCATGCCCGCAAGCTGAAGGAGTGGCTACGTAAAGAGGGGCGGGGAAGCTCTCTCCCCCGGGAGCTCCAGGCCGCTTTGGAGCAGATCCTCCCCCGTGGGGAAGCGTAG
- the cofE gene encoding coenzyme F420-0:L-glutamate ligase, whose protein sequence is MKPITLFPLEGIPLVRPGDDLVALLAEALARRGGPRTGDVLVVAQKIVSKAEGRFVRLSEVTPSPRALELAQITGKDPRLIEVILWDTAEVLRVRPGLIIVEHRLGFVCANAGVDRSNVAPEGEEIVLRLPEDPDRSARQIREGLARRFGVEVGVVIADSHGRAHRKGVIGVAIGVSGLPALEDWRGRRDLFGYVLQHTEVALGDLVASAATLLLGQAAEGIPAVLIRGLSFLPRESTARELVRARAYDLFR, encoded by the coding sequence GTGAAACCGATCACCCTCTTCCCTCTGGAAGGCATCCCCCTGGTCCGGCCCGGGGATGATCTGGTCGCCCTGCTGGCTGAAGCCCTGGCGCGACGGGGCGGACCCCGAACCGGGGATGTTCTGGTGGTGGCGCAGAAGATCGTGTCCAAGGCGGAGGGCCGCTTCGTCCGCCTCTCGGAGGTGACCCCTTCCCCCCGGGCGCTGGAGCTGGCGCAGATCACCGGCAAGGACCCGCGGCTGATCGAGGTCATCCTCTGGGACACCGCGGAGGTGCTGCGGGTGCGCCCCGGCCTGATCATCGTGGAGCACCGGCTGGGCTTCGTCTGCGCCAACGCCGGCGTGGATCGTTCCAACGTGGCTCCCGAGGGGGAGGAGATCGTGCTCCGCCTCCCGGAGGATCCGGATCGATCCGCCCGGCAGATCCGGGAAGGGCTGGCGCGGCGGTTTGGGGTGGAGGTCGGCGTGGTGATCGCCGACAGCCACGGACGGGCCCACCGCAAAGGCGTGATCGGCGTGGCCATCGGGGTGAGCGGCCTGCCGGCCCTGGAGGACTGGCGGGGCCGTCGGGACCTGTTCGGGTATGTGCTGCAGCACACGGAGGTGGCCCTGGGGGACTTGGTGGCCTCGGCGGCCACGCTGCTCCTGGGCCAGGCCGCCGAGGGCATCCCCGCCGTGCTGATCCGCGGGCTTTCCTTCCTCCCGCGGGAAAGCACCGCGCGGGAGCTGGTCCGGGCGCGCGCTTACGACCTGTTCCGCTGA
- a CDS encoding 4-vinyl reductase, whose translation MSQQKSGLYYPNKIARIFLEALEEVMGKNGLNAVLHLARLPHLIDNYPPDNLERGFDFADFAAINQALEEMYGPRGGRGLALRGGRASFARGLQGFGALAGVSDLAFRVLPLQAKLKIGLPAMAGIFTQFSDQKSYVYEEADRFIYVIERCPVCWGRKTDRPVCYAAIGLLQEGLRWVSGGKEFRVEEISCIAMGDPTCSFAIYKEPIG comes from the coding sequence TTGAGCCAGCAGAAAAGCGGCCTCTATTACCCCAATAAGATCGCCCGCATTTTCCTGGAGGCGCTGGAGGAGGTGATGGGGAAGAACGGGCTGAACGCCGTTCTTCACCTGGCCCGTCTCCCCCACCTGATCGACAACTACCCGCCGGATAACCTGGAGCGAGGCTTCGACTTCGCCGACTTCGCCGCCATCAACCAGGCCCTGGAGGAGATGTATGGGCCTCGGGGAGGCAGAGGGCTGGCCCTGCGGGGCGGTCGCGCCTCCTTCGCCCGGGGCCTGCAGGGCTTCGGCGCCCTGGCTGGGGTCAGCGACCTCGCTTTCCGCGTCCTCCCCCTCCAGGCGAAGCTGAAGATCGGCCTCCCGGCGATGGCCGGCATCTTCACCCAGTTCAGCGATCAGAAGAGCTACGTCTACGAAGAGGCCGATCGCTTCATTTACGTGATCGAGCGCTGCCCGGTGTGCTGGGGCCGCAAAACCGACCGGCCGGTCTGCTACGCGGCCATCGGCCTGCTCCAGGAAGGGCTGCGCTGGGTCAGCGGCGGCAAGGAGTTTCGCGTGGAGGAGATCTCCTGCATCGCCATGGGAGATCCCACCTGCTCCTTCGCGATCTATAAGGAGCCCATCGGTTGA
- a CDS encoding response regulator, with translation MARVATLLIVEDEPETAGLLGNYFQAQGYEVLTAASGEEALALARERLPDLVVLDIRLPDIDGFEVFRQLRAHRRTREIPVIFLTEKREREDRLAGLELGAYDYIPKPFSLQELRARVQNILRRSQVEPAFDGLTGLPGRPLILEHLREQLGRADWAAILIGLDGLEAFGERYGFIARDDAIRAVGLVLAGVNHESGDPFFLGHLGEGWFVIVGERHLLGPAAERMVARLKNALPYFYPLQDVEEHPENLPPLQVVTAQVHGAEGPFHHPEEILGRLQARKRAVP, from the coding sequence ATGGCCCGGGTGGCGACGCTCCTGATCGTGGAGGACGAGCCGGAGACCGCCGGCCTGCTGGGGAACTACTTTCAGGCGCAGGGCTACGAGGTCCTGACCGCCGCCTCGGGAGAGGAGGCCCTCGCCCTGGCCCGGGAGCGCCTCCCCGATCTCGTGGTGCTGGACATCCGCCTGCCGGACATCGACGGCTTTGAGGTGTTCCGTCAGCTGCGGGCCCACCGGAGAACCCGGGAGATCCCGGTGATCTTCCTCACCGAGAAGCGGGAGCGCGAGGATCGGTTAGCCGGCCTGGAGCTGGGAGCCTACGATTACATCCCCAAGCCGTTCAGCCTGCAGGAGCTGCGGGCCCGGGTCCAGAACATCCTGCGCCGATCCCAGGTGGAGCCTGCCTTCGACGGCCTGACCGGACTGCCCGGCCGGCCCCTCATCCTGGAGCATCTGCGGGAGCAGCTGGGGCGCGCCGACTGGGCGGCTATACTGATCGGTCTGGACGGCCTGGAGGCCTTCGGGGAGCGCTATGGATTCATCGCCCGGGACGATGCCATCCGGGCCGTGGGGCTCGTGCTGGCAGGGGTGAACCACGAAAGCGGCGACCCGTTCTTCCTGGGCCATCTGGGGGAAGGATGGTTCGTCATCGTGGGGGAGCGTCATCTGCTCGGCCCCGCCGCCGAGCGCATGGTTGCCCGCCTGAAGAACGCTCTGCCTTATTTCTATCCCCTTCAGGATGTGGAGGAGCACCCGGAGAATCTCCCGCCCCTGCAGGTGGTGACGGCCCAGGTCCACGGGGCCGAAGGACCCTTCCACCATCCGGAGGAGATCCTGGGCCGGCTTCAGGCGCGGAAGCGAGCGGTCCCCTAA
- a CDS encoding roadblock/LC7 domain-containing protein, with product MARTRTERMIERLKELQASTPDIEASAVVSIDGLIMASALPADVEEDRVSAMSAAMLSLGERIASELGRGTLDQVYIRGERGYVVLMAVGEEAVLTVLARPQAKLGLLFLDMRRAAEDLARILAS from the coding sequence ATGGCCCGCACGCGCACGGAACGAATGATCGAGCGGTTGAAGGAGCTTCAGGCGAGCACGCCCGACATCGAGGCCTCGGCGGTGGTCAGCATCGACGGGCTGATCATGGCCTCGGCCCTGCCGGCCGACGTGGAGGAGGACCGGGTGTCGGCCATGTCGGCGGCGATGCTCTCCCTCGGGGAGCGGATCGCCAGCGAGCTGGGCCGGGGGACCCTGGATCAGGTCTACATCCGGGGGGAGCGGGGGTATGTGGTGCTGATGGCGGTGGGGGAGGAGGCGGTGCTGACCGTGCTGGCCAGACCCCAGGCCAAGCTGGGATTGCTCTTCCTGGACATGCGGCGGGCTGCGGAGGACCTGGCCCGCATCCTGGCTTCCTGA
- a CDS encoding undecaprenyl-diphosphate phosphatase — MTWLQAVVLGIVQGLTEYLPISSSAHLVLVPWLLGWRIDEHIAFPFDVLVQWGTLIPVLAYFRRELREILQGWWEGARNGSPFGTPGGRLGGWVIVATLPAVVAGLLFKKPVEAVFLQPTLTAALLSGTAALLWLGERFGRRERDLEGLTLGDALAIGLAQALSLLPGISRSGATIAAGLGRGLQRSEAARFSFLLSVPALVGAGLVALKDLFEIGLPPQAVGPILTGALAAALSGYLAIWGLMRLVRRRSLMPFALYCLLVSLSMLILAAFRS, encoded by the coding sequence ATGACCTGGCTCCAGGCGGTGGTGCTGGGGATCGTCCAGGGGCTCACCGAGTATCTGCCGATCAGCAGCTCGGCGCACCTGGTGCTGGTGCCGTGGCTTCTGGGCTGGCGGATCGACGAACACATCGCCTTCCCCTTCGACGTGCTGGTCCAGTGGGGCACCCTGATCCCCGTCCTCGCGTATTTCCGCCGAGAGCTCCGGGAGATCCTCCAGGGCTGGTGGGAGGGCGCGCGGAACGGTTCTCCCTTCGGGACGCCGGGCGGCCGGCTGGGCGGCTGGGTGATCGTCGCCACCCTCCCGGCCGTCGTCGCCGGATTGCTCTTCAAGAAGCCGGTGGAGGCGGTCTTTCTGCAACCGACGCTGACCGCGGCCCTGCTTTCAGGGACCGCCGCGTTGCTGTGGCTGGGGGAGCGCTTCGGACGGCGGGAGCGCGATCTGGAGGGGTTGACCCTGGGGGATGCCCTGGCCATCGGCCTGGCTCAGGCCCTGTCGCTGTTGCCGGGCATCTCGCGCTCAGGGGCCACCATCGCCGCCGGCCTCGGCCGGGGCCTGCAACGATCCGAGGCCGCCCGGTTCAGCTTCCTGCTCAGCGTCCCCGCCCTCGTGGGGGCAGGCCTGGTGGCCTTGAAGGACCTCTTCGAGATCGGCTTGCCCCCTCAGGCCGTGGGGCCGATCCTGACGGGCGCCCTCGCCGCGGCCCTCTCCGGCTACCTGGCCATCTGGGGGTTGATGCGGCTGGTGCGCCGGCGCTCCCTCATGCCCTTCGCCCTATATTGCCTTCTGGTCAGCCTTTCCATGCTGATCCTCGCGGCGTTCCGATCCTGA
- a CDS encoding CaiB/BaiF CoA transferase family protein, translated as MLLSGIRVLDLTRLLPGPFATQWLVAMGAEVIRVEPPAGGDWLREMPPVVEGFGAWFAAVNRGKKSVALQLKHPKGREIFLRLVESADVVVEGFRPGVMARLGLASETLLERQPRLIYAALTGYGAGSRWRERAGHDLNYLALAGFLGLNGPREGPLIPPPAPVADLGGAMALVIAVLAGLLHRERTGQGLILDASMLEVVVSWMQPFWRAHQAGVRATREGMPLNGAFPCYRVYPTADGGAMALAALEPTFWRAFCEAVGRPEWIPRAFDPALIPEVAALFRSRTRAEWEALRAGIEACLEPVLEPDEAIEGLSTIAPAFATGLPTLPFAVNGERLFAAGPPPRQGEHTREILQRLGYEAAELEELARQGIVGIPGMD; from the coding sequence ATGCTGCTCTCCGGGATCCGGGTGCTGGATCTGACCCGTCTGCTGCCGGGGCCCTTCGCCACCCAGTGGCTGGTGGCCATGGGCGCGGAGGTCATCCGGGTGGAGCCTCCGGCCGGGGGGGACTGGCTCCGGGAGATGCCGCCGGTGGTGGAGGGCTTCGGGGCCTGGTTCGCCGCCGTCAATCGGGGCAAGAAGAGCGTGGCTCTCCAGCTGAAGCACCCCAAGGGGCGGGAGATCTTCCTCCGCCTCGTCGAATCGGCGGACGTCGTGGTGGAGGGATTCCGACCGGGGGTGATGGCCCGGCTGGGCCTGGCATCGGAGACCCTCCTCGAACGCCAGCCCCGCTTGATCTACGCCGCCCTCACGGGTTACGGGGCTGGCAGCCGCTGGCGGGAGCGGGCCGGTCACGATCTCAACTACCTGGCGCTGGCCGGCTTTCTGGGCCTGAACGGCCCCCGGGAAGGCCCGCTCATCCCTCCCCCGGCGCCGGTGGCGGACCTCGGGGGGGCGATGGCGCTGGTCATCGCCGTGCTGGCCGGGTTGCTGCATCGGGAGCGGACCGGCCAGGGCCTCATCCTGGACGCCTCGATGCTCGAGGTCGTTGTCTCCTGGATGCAACCCTTCTGGCGCGCGCATCAGGCCGGCGTCCGGGCAACCCGCGAGGGGATGCCGCTCAACGGGGCCTTTCCGTGCTATCGGGTTTACCCCACGGCGGATGGAGGGGCGATGGCCCTGGCAGCGCTGGAGCCGACGTTCTGGCGCGCCTTCTGCGAGGCCGTCGGCCGCCCGGAATGGATCCCCCGCGCCTTCGATCCAGCCCTCATCCCGGAGGTGGCGGCCCTCTTCCGGAGCCGGACCCGCGCGGAGTGGGAGGCGCTGCGGGCGGGGATCGAGGCCTGCTTAGAGCCGGTGCTGGAGCCGGATGAGGCGATCGAAGGGCTGTCAACGATCGCGCCCGCCTTCGCGACAGGCCTTCCTACGCTGCCGTTCGCTGTGAACGGGGAGCGCCTCTTCGCCGCAGGCCCGCCTCCCCGCCAGGGAGAGCACACCCGGGAGATCCTTCAGCGCCTCGGATACGAAGCGGCGGAGCTGGAGGAGCTGGCCCGTCAGGGGATCGTGGGGATCCCTGGCATGGATTAG
- the npdG gene encoding NADPH-dependent F420 reductase: MEPRPRIAVLGGTGKEGSGLALRWARAGFPVAIGSRDPERARQAVERLRAHVPDAELFGLPNAEAAAWGEVVVLAVPYAGHAALLQSLRETLQGKLVVDVVVPLDPDNPRRYLPPPDGSATAEAQRILGPGTPVVGAFHNISHLHLHDLEDTPDCDVLVVGEDRAAKARVIQLAEAIGFAAYDAGPLHNAPIVEGLTALLIGLNIRYKTRGAGIRITGIPRRAGKQVP, translated from the coding sequence ATGGAACCCCGTCCTCGCATCGCTGTTCTGGGCGGGACCGGCAAGGAGGGCTCGGGGCTCGCCCTCCGCTGGGCCCGCGCGGGCTTCCCGGTGGCCATCGGCTCCCGGGATCCCGAGCGGGCGCGTCAGGCGGTCGAGCGCCTGCGCGCCCATGTCCCTGACGCCGAGCTCTTCGGCCTCCCCAACGCCGAGGCCGCGGCGTGGGGAGAAGTAGTGGTCCTGGCCGTCCCTTACGCTGGGCACGCCGCCCTCCTGCAATCTCTTCGGGAAACCCTGCAAGGCAAGTTGGTTGTCGATGTGGTGGTCCCCCTCGACCCAGACAACCCCCGGCGCTACTTGCCCCCTCCGGACGGCTCGGCGACGGCGGAGGCCCAGCGCATCCTGGGTCCGGGCACGCCGGTGGTCGGCGCCTTCCACAACATTTCTCATCTGCATCTGCACGACCTGGAGGACACCCCGGATTGCGATGTGCTGGTGGTTGGGGAGGACCGGGCCGCGAAGGCCCGGGTGATCCAGCTGGCGGAGGCCATCGGGTTCGCAGCCTACGACGCCGGCCCCCTGCACAACGCGCCCATCGTGGAGGGCCTCACCGCCCTGCTCATCGGCCTGAACATCCGCTACAAAACCCGGGGAGCCGGGATCCGGATCACCGGCATCCCCCGCCGGGCGGGTAAGCAAGTCCCCTGA